One genomic segment of Sander lucioperca isolate FBNREF2018 chromosome 10, SLUC_FBN_1.2, whole genome shotgun sequence includes these proteins:
- the arl4aa gene encoding ADP-ribosylation factor-like 4aa, with amino-acid sequence MGNGLSEQPSFLSNVPFFQSFHIAILGLDSAGKTTVLYRLQFNEFVNTVPTKGFNAEKVKVSLGGHRTVTFHFWDVGGQEKLRPLWKSYTRCTDGIIFVVDSVDAERMEEAKTELHKIAKTSENQGVPLLVVANKQDLRHSLGLAEIEKVLSLKELGPATPWHLQPTCAIIGDGLREGLDRLHDMILKRRKVLRQQKKKR; translated from the coding sequence ATGGGGAATGGATTGTCAGAACAACCTAGCTTCCTCTCCAACGTCCCGTTCTTCCAGTCGTTTCACATCGCCATTCTCGGCCTGGACTCCGCAGGGAAGACCACCGTTCTGTACAGACTGCAGTTCAATGAGTTTGTGAACACGGTGCCCACCAAAGGTTTTAATGCGGAGAAGGTGAAAGTGTCTCTGGGCGGCCACAGGACtgtgacgttccacttctgggacgTCGGTGGCCAGGAGAAGCTACGCCCCCTGTGGAAGTCGTACACGCGATGCACAGACGGCATCATATTCGTGGTGGACTCCGTGGATGCAGAGCGCATGGAGGAGGCCAAGACGGAGCTCCATAAAATCGCCAAGACCTCTGAAAACCAGGGGGTACCACTGCTGGTGGTAGCCAACAAACAGGACTTGAGACACTCTTTGGGACTTGCTGAAATCGAGAAAGTTCTGTCACTGAAAGAACTGGGCCCTGCAACTCCCTGGCACCTGCAGCCAACCTGCGCTATCATAGGCGATGGACTCAGGGAGGGTCTGGACAGACTCCATGACATGATCCTTAAAAGGAGAAAGGTGCTGCGCCAGCAGAAGAAAAAGAGATAA